The DNA sequence AGTATTCTCGGCGTTCTGATGGCGCTCGCGGGGGCGGGTTACCTCGTCGGGAGCTTCACCCTCTTCCTCTTCCCGGAATCCGCCGGAGCGGTCGCGCCCGTTTACGCCGCCCCGCTCGTCGGCGAGCTCGCCTTCTGCCTCTGGCTCCTGATCCGGGGAGGGAAGAGAAGTGCGGGACAACCGGCCGGAGATCGGGCATAATTGATGACCGTTCCGGGATGGGTCCCCCGGACGATTCGAAGTGAATGTGTGAAAAAACCCGGAGGGTGAGAATGAGCGAAGACAAAGCCGGTCCATTCGTGGGAATCGCGGGAACCATCGCCGGAATCTCGATGGTCATCGTCGTGATTTTGGCCGTTCTCGCCAAGGAACACCTGATGGTCGCCGCCTATGTCGTCGGCGCGCTGGTCGTACTCGGTATTTTCCTCGGTTTCGCGGCATCCAAGAAGAACTGAAGTCCCGTCGACGCGACGGTGTAACGCTCCCCCCGCGTTCGCGGTTTCGTGGCCTTTTCGACGCGAGATACGGCAATGACCTGGACCGTGGCTTTTGATGACTCCTTGCGCATCGTGATCCTCACTTACTCCGGCGTGAGCACCGGCGAAGATATCAAGGAGGCCGCCGTCGCACGGATCGCTCTCGGCAGGGAGAAGGGCGTCGACCGGTATCTGATCGACACGACGGCGGTGGTGACCGATGAATCCGCCACCTCCGATCTCTTCGATCTTCCCGACAAGTTCTATCCAGCGGAACGGAATCAGCGGGACAGCCGCATCGCCATCCTCGAACCGGAATCGTCCCGATCGTCGGAGATGGTCCGGTTCTTCGAAAGCGTCTGCGTGAACCGCGGGTGGGCGGTGAAGGTGTTTTCGGACCGGGAGAGCGCGATCCGCTGGTTGTAGACGAAAGTGCGCGTTTCGTGACGAAACAGATCCTGATCGGCGGCGGGCTCGCCTTCGCCGCGGCGGTGCAGCCGGGACCGTTGCAGGCGTATCTTCTCTCCCGGGTCGCCTCCATCGGCTGGCGGCGCACTCTTCCCGCCGCTTTCGCCCCGCTCCTCAGCGACGGTCCGATCGCCCTTCTCGCCCTCCTGGTATTGGGCCGCCTCTCGCCGGGCGCGCAGAACGTTCTCCGCGCGGCGGGGGGCGCGCTCCTTCTCTTTCTCGCCGCGCGCGCCTTCCGGCAGTGGCGGCGGAAGGAGGACCTCGTCCCGCGGCGGGGCGACCGAACGCCGCGCACCCTCTTCGAGGCGGCGCTGGTGAACCTCCTCAATCCCAATCCGTACCTCGGCTGGGCGCTGATCCTCGGGCCGGCGGTGATGACGGCGTGGCGGGAATCGCCGGGCCAGGGGGCGGCGGTGGTGGTCGCCTTCTACTCGGTCATGGTTTCCATGCTCGCCCTTTCGATTCTCGCCTTCGGAAGCGCCTCACTCCTCGGGCCGCGCTTCCAGAGGGCGCTCCTCTTCCTCTCCGTGCTGATCCTCGGCGGGCTGGGGGCGTACCAGTCGGCGATGGCCGCCCGCTTCTTCGGCGCGGGGTAGGAGGAGAGAAACTCCCGCGGAAACGCGGCGAAAACGGAGTCAAGTCGACGGTCTCCTTCCTGGGTTGCGGAAGAGAGGGATTCTATCCGATGGTACTCGGGAAAGTGGTACGCATCCTCGAAAGGAATGCGCTACATTGATCAGGGATGGTTCCGACAGTTTTCGCGAAAGAGCAGCGGATGTTCTTTGCGTGGATCGTGGGGGCACCGGTCATCCCGGGAGTTTCCTTCGGTGACTCGGCGTTCGAGAAGAACGATCGCCTCATCACCGAGGTGGAAAAGCTCGGCCCCGCGATCGCGGCTCGGCGGCCGCATGGATGGGAGAACCGATGATGACATGGACCGTTGAATGCAACGAGGAATTGGGGATCATCATACTGACGTATTCCGGTGTAACAACCGGCGAAGAAATCAAGAAAGCCGCCGTCGCTCGAATCGACCTGGGGAAAAAAAAGGGCGTCACCAAGTTCCTGATCGACACGAGAACAGTGAAAACCGACGAATCGGCCACCTTCGACATCTACGACGTACCGAACAAGATCTATCCTTCGAAGGGCGATCTGCATGAAAGCCGTATAGCCATTCTGGAACCGGAATCGTCCACATCGACGAAGATGGTACAGTTCTTCGAAAGCGTGTGCGTGAACCGCGGATGGATGGTGAAGATCTTTCAAGATCGTGAGAGCGCGATCCGGTGGCTGTAGCGATCGATCGACCGACGACCTCCCGCCTGGAGCGGGGGTGAGTCCTTCCGCCCCCGTGAGAAGTCTTCTTCCGTTTTTCCCGTTCCGGTCTTCTTGATCTCCCCGTTCTTCCCGGTGGAAAGGCTCTCTCGGGAATCGTGAAGTGACCGGCCGGTTCCCGACCTTTTCCCTTTTCCCATCGCGCCGCGTTGGTTACGTTTCCCTGTGTGAACCCGTCCCGCCGCGGGCGCCGCGGCGTTATGCAGAGAATCCCCTTTTGGGAGGGTGGCCCTCATGACCGAGTTCTCTTCGTCCGAAGAGCTGGCCGGCGCGATCATCGCCCGCTTGGACGCCATGCAGGCGGCGGGGTTCGCCCGCCGGTTCTGGAACAAGGATTCCACCCTTTGGAAGGAGGACCGGGCGGTCGGCGCCAAGATCATCGATCGTCTCGGATGGCTGGACGTGGTCGAGGCGATGGAAGAGAAAATCGGCGATCTCGAGGAGTTCGCCGAGGAAGCGAGAGGCGATTACGATCACGTCCTCCTCCTCGGAATGGGGGGCTCGAGTCTCTGCCCCGATCTCCTGGCCCGCACCTTCGGTCCGGCCGGCGGGTTTCCGGCGCTCCGCGTTCTCGATTCCACCGATCCCGCGGCGGTGCTCGCCTCGGAGCGCGCCGTCGATCTCGGCCGCACCCTCTTCCTGGTCGCTTCCAAGTCGGGCGGCACCGCCGAGGTGGACGCCTTCTTCCGATACTTCTACGGCCGCGTCCGCGACGCGGGCGCCTTCGTCGCCATCACCGACCCCGGCTCCCCTCTCGAGGAACTGGCAAAAGAGGAGGGCTTCCGCCGCGTCTTTCTGAACCCTCCCGACATCGGAGGGCGTTACTCCGCCCTCTCCCTTTTCGGGCTCGTCCCGGCGGCGCTTCTCGGCATGGACCTGGAGCTTCTTCTGGAGCGCGCGAA is a window from the Candidatus Eisenbacteria bacterium genome containing:
- a CDS encoding LysE family transporter, with amino-acid sequence MTKQILIGGGLAFAAAVQPGPLQAYLLSRVASIGWRRTLPAAFAPLLSDGPIALLALLVLGRLSPGAQNVLRAAGGALLLFLAARAFRQWRRKEDLVPRRGDRTPRTLFEAALVNLLNPNPYLGWALILGPAVMTAWRESPGQGAAVVVAFYSVMVSMLALSILAFGSASLLGPRFQRALLFLSVLILGGLGAYQSAMAARFFGAG
- a CDS encoding STAS/SEC14 domain-containing protein, with amino-acid sequence MMTWTVECNEELGIIILTYSGVTTGEEIKKAAVARIDLGKKKGVTKFLIDTRTVKTDESATFDIYDVPNKIYPSKGDLHESRIAILEPESSTSTKMVQFFESVCVNRGWMVKIFQDRESAIRWL